One stretch of Girardinichthys multiradiatus isolate DD_20200921_A chromosome 2, DD_fGirMul_XY1, whole genome shotgun sequence DNA includes these proteins:
- the frmd4a gene encoding FERM domain-containing protein 4A isoform X2 translates to MAISQHQFYLDRKQSKSKIHAARSLSEIAIDLTETGTLKTSKLANMGSKGKIISGSSGSLLSSGSQESDSSQTAKKDMLAALRARQEALEETLRQRLEELKSICIREAELTGKLPKEYPLDPGEEPPTVRRKIGTAFKLDEQKILPKGEEEELERLEREFAIQSQITEAARRLASDPHVGSKKLKKQRKTSYLNALKKLQEIENSINEYRVRSGKKPTQRASLIIEEANICSEDSSLSDALVLDDDDPQVTGTPTFSPVASPHKGLPPRPPSHSRPPPPQSLDGLRHMHYTRSDYDKSPIKPKMWSESSLDEPYEKAKKRSSHSSHRRFPSSGSAEAGGSNSLQGSPIRSTPHWNSQSSMPSTPDLRTRIPHYVHSTRSVDISPTRLHSLSQHFRNRSSSLESQGKLLASDPDAHLHTVGSPDFFLGPGRGSNGSDPLDDCSSCTSQSSSEHYCPSGGPPGSNPNYSTLGEDSPSKARQRQRQRHRSAGHLGSSNSGSMPNLAAKNGSIGGSGGVGIGGGHHGVYLHSQSQPSSQYRIKEYPLYVEGSSNGVVVRSLESDQEGHYSVKAQFKTSSSYTAGGLYKEAWGGEEGGEGSGRLTPSRSQIVRTPSLGREGGGGGGRAAVSEELRYWYQRSSGSLKERSHSHSGSTSSETGSQQGTLGHGRGSRVGSLAKGSPAASPHSQRSLTPSNEHPTTPTPPCSPQHIINWKSGGTADSSPTEDVCQSPPQPSSDA, encoded by the exons ATGGCTATCAGCCAGCATCAGTTCTACTTGGACCGCAAGCAAAGCAAG TCAAAGATCCATGCTGCACGTAGTCTGAGCGAGATCGCGATAGATCTTACAGAAACAGGAACTTTAAAGACCTCCAAACTGGCCAACATGGGCAGCAAGGGCAAGATTATCAGTGGCAGCAGTGGCAGTCTGCTCTCCTcag GCTCTCAGGAATCAGACAGTTCCCAAACTGCTAAGAAGGACATGCTGGCAGCACTGAGGGCCAGGCAGGAAGCTCTGGAGGAAACCCTACGGCAGAGACTAGAGGAACTCAAAAGCATCTGTATCAGAGAAGCG GAACTGACAGGAAAACTTCCAAAGGAATATCCTCTGGATCCCGGAGAGGAGCCACCCACAGTGAGGCGGAAGATTGGCACAGCCTTCAAACTGGATGAGCAGAAAATCTTACCAAAGGGCGAG GAGGAGGAGCTTGAGCGTTTGGAGCGGGAGTTTGCCATTCAGTCGCAGATTACAGAGGCGGCCAGGCGTCTCGCCAGCGATCCTCACGTGGGCAgcaagaagctgaagaagcagagGAAAACTTCTTATCTTAATGCACTGAAGAAGCTCCAGGAAATTGAAAACTCTATCAACGAGTACCGGGTCCGCTCTGGCAAGAAGCCCACACAGAGGGCGTCACTTATCATAGAAG AAGCCAATATTTGTTCTGAGGACAGTTCATTGTCTGATGCGCTGGTCTTAGATGATG ACGATCCTCAAGTTACAGGTACCCCAACCTTCTCTCCTGTAGCATCGCCTCATAAAGGCCTCCCTCCACGACCCCCCTCCCACAGCCGGCCTCCCCCCCCGCAGTCCCTGGATGGACTGCGACACATGCACTACACTCGCTCTGACTATGATAAATCTCCCATCAAACCCAAGATGTGGAGCGAATCGTCACTGGATGAGCCCTACGAAAAAGCAAAGAAACGCTCTTCTCACTCGAG TCACAGGCGTTTTCCAAGTTCTGGCAGTGCCGAAGCAGGGGGCAGCAACTCCCTTCAGGGCAGCCCGATCAGGAGCACTCCTCACTGGAACTCTCAGTCCAGTATGCCATCAACACCGGACCTGAGAACTAGAATTCCACACTATGTACATTCCACCAG GTCAGTGGACATCAGTCCCACACGTCTGCACAGTCTCTCTCAGCACTTTAGGAATCGCAGCTCCAGCCTTGAGTCCCAGGGCAAACTGCTGGCGTCCGATCCTGATGCACATCTGCACACCGTGGGCAGTCCCGACTTTTTCCTTGGTCCGGGACGAGGCTCCAATGGCTCTGACCCACTGGATGACTGTTCATCTTGCACCAGCCAAAGTAGCTCAGAGCATTATTGCCCCTCTGGCGGACCTCCTGGCAGCAACCCAAACTACTCTACTCTGGGAGAGGACTCACCTTCCAAAGCCAGGCAGAGACAACGGCAAAGGCACAG GTCTGCTGGTCACTTGGGTTCTTCTAACTCGGGCTCTATGCCAAATCTGGCAGCTAAAAACGGCTCCATTGGAGGCTCAGGTGGAGTTGGGATCGGAGGCGGGCATCATGGTGTTTACCTCCACAGCCAGAGCCAGCCCTCCTCTCAGTATCGCATCAAGGAGTACCCTCTATATGTGGAGGGCAGCTCCAACGGTGTGGTGGTGCGCAGCCTGGAGAGCGATCAAGAGGGTCATTACAGTGTGAAGGCCCAGTTTAAGACCTCCAGCTCCTACACAGCCGGCGGACTTTACAAGGAGGCCTGGGGTGGAGAGGAGGGAGGAGAGGGAAGCGGCCGGCTCACGCCATCTCGATCTCAGATTGTACGGACTCCATCGTTAGGGAGAGAGGGTGGCGGAGGAGGGGGTAGGGCAGCGGTGTCTGAGGAGCTGCGTTATTGGTACCAGAGGTCTTCAGggagtctgaaagaaagaagCCACTCACATTCAGGATCCACATCTTCTGAGACTGGGTCACAGCAAGGCACTCTGGGACATGGACGGGGTAGCAGAGTTGGATCACTCGCCAAGGGCTCACCAG CTGCGTCCCCTCACAGCCAGAGGAGTCTGACACCATCCAACGAGCACCCAACCACGCCCACACCGCCCTGTAGCCCACAGCACATCATCAACTGGAAGAGTGG AGGCACAGCAGACAGCTCTCCTACTGAGGACGTCTGTCAGTCTCCCCCTCAGCCCAGCTCTGACGCATAG
- the frmd4a gene encoding FERM domain-containing protein 4A isoform X1 has translation MAISQHQFYLDRKQSKSKIHAARSLSEIAIDLTETGTLKTSKLANMGSKGKIISGSSGSLLSSGSQESDSSQTAKKDMLAALRARQEALEETLRQRLEELKSICIREAELTGKLPKEYPLDPGEEPPTVRRKIGTAFKLDEQKILPKGEEEELERLEREFAIQSQITEAARRLASDPHVGSKKLKKQRKTSYLNALKKLQEIENSINEYRVRSGKKPTQRASLIIEEANICSEDSSLSDALVLDDDDPQVTGTPTFSPVASPHKGLPPRPPSHSRPPPPQSLDGLRHMHYTRSDYDKSPIKPKMWSESSLDEPYEKAKKRSSHSSHRRFPSSGSAEAGGSNSLQGSPIRSTPHWNSQSSMPSTPDLRTRIPHYVHSTRSVDISPTRLHSLSQHFRNRSSSLESQGKLLASDPDAHLHTVGSPDFFLGPGRGSNGSDPLDDCSSCTSQSSSEHYCPSGGPPGSNPNYSTLGEDSPSKARQRQRQRHRSAGHLGSSNSGSMPNLAAKNGSIGGSGGVGIGGGHHGVYLHSQSQPSSQYRIKEYPLYVEGSSNGVVVRSLESDQEGHYSVKAQFKTSSSYTAGGLYKEAWGGEEGGEGSGRLTPSRSQIVRTPSLGREGGGGGGRAAVSEELRYWYQRSSGSLKERSHSHSGSTSSETGSQQGTLGHGRGSRVGSLAKGSPAASPHSQRSLTPSNEHPTTPTPPCSPQHIINWKSGSFSDSCFLRSPLCSELADVQWYGKDKAKPGTLV, from the exons ATGGCTATCAGCCAGCATCAGTTCTACTTGGACCGCAAGCAAAGCAAG TCAAAGATCCATGCTGCACGTAGTCTGAGCGAGATCGCGATAGATCTTACAGAAACAGGAACTTTAAAGACCTCCAAACTGGCCAACATGGGCAGCAAGGGCAAGATTATCAGTGGCAGCAGTGGCAGTCTGCTCTCCTcag GCTCTCAGGAATCAGACAGTTCCCAAACTGCTAAGAAGGACATGCTGGCAGCACTGAGGGCCAGGCAGGAAGCTCTGGAGGAAACCCTACGGCAGAGACTAGAGGAACTCAAAAGCATCTGTATCAGAGAAGCG GAACTGACAGGAAAACTTCCAAAGGAATATCCTCTGGATCCCGGAGAGGAGCCACCCACAGTGAGGCGGAAGATTGGCACAGCCTTCAAACTGGATGAGCAGAAAATCTTACCAAAGGGCGAG GAGGAGGAGCTTGAGCGTTTGGAGCGGGAGTTTGCCATTCAGTCGCAGATTACAGAGGCGGCCAGGCGTCTCGCCAGCGATCCTCACGTGGGCAgcaagaagctgaagaagcagagGAAAACTTCTTATCTTAATGCACTGAAGAAGCTCCAGGAAATTGAAAACTCTATCAACGAGTACCGGGTCCGCTCTGGCAAGAAGCCCACACAGAGGGCGTCACTTATCATAGAAG AAGCCAATATTTGTTCTGAGGACAGTTCATTGTCTGATGCGCTGGTCTTAGATGATG ACGATCCTCAAGTTACAGGTACCCCAACCTTCTCTCCTGTAGCATCGCCTCATAAAGGCCTCCCTCCACGACCCCCCTCCCACAGCCGGCCTCCCCCCCCGCAGTCCCTGGATGGACTGCGACACATGCACTACACTCGCTCTGACTATGATAAATCTCCCATCAAACCCAAGATGTGGAGCGAATCGTCACTGGATGAGCCCTACGAAAAAGCAAAGAAACGCTCTTCTCACTCGAG TCACAGGCGTTTTCCAAGTTCTGGCAGTGCCGAAGCAGGGGGCAGCAACTCCCTTCAGGGCAGCCCGATCAGGAGCACTCCTCACTGGAACTCTCAGTCCAGTATGCCATCAACACCGGACCTGAGAACTAGAATTCCACACTATGTACATTCCACCAG GTCAGTGGACATCAGTCCCACACGTCTGCACAGTCTCTCTCAGCACTTTAGGAATCGCAGCTCCAGCCTTGAGTCCCAGGGCAAACTGCTGGCGTCCGATCCTGATGCACATCTGCACACCGTGGGCAGTCCCGACTTTTTCCTTGGTCCGGGACGAGGCTCCAATGGCTCTGACCCACTGGATGACTGTTCATCTTGCACCAGCCAAAGTAGCTCAGAGCATTATTGCCCCTCTGGCGGACCTCCTGGCAGCAACCCAAACTACTCTACTCTGGGAGAGGACTCACCTTCCAAAGCCAGGCAGAGACAACGGCAAAGGCACAG GTCTGCTGGTCACTTGGGTTCTTCTAACTCGGGCTCTATGCCAAATCTGGCAGCTAAAAACGGCTCCATTGGAGGCTCAGGTGGAGTTGGGATCGGAGGCGGGCATCATGGTGTTTACCTCCACAGCCAGAGCCAGCCCTCCTCTCAGTATCGCATCAAGGAGTACCCTCTATATGTGGAGGGCAGCTCCAACGGTGTGGTGGTGCGCAGCCTGGAGAGCGATCAAGAGGGTCATTACAGTGTGAAGGCCCAGTTTAAGACCTCCAGCTCCTACACAGCCGGCGGACTTTACAAGGAGGCCTGGGGTGGAGAGGAGGGAGGAGAGGGAAGCGGCCGGCTCACGCCATCTCGATCTCAGATTGTACGGACTCCATCGTTAGGGAGAGAGGGTGGCGGAGGAGGGGGTAGGGCAGCGGTGTCTGAGGAGCTGCGTTATTGGTACCAGAGGTCTTCAGggagtctgaaagaaagaagCCACTCACATTCAGGATCCACATCTTCTGAGACTGGGTCACAGCAAGGCACTCTGGGACATGGACGGGGTAGCAGAGTTGGATCACTCGCCAAGGGCTCACCAG CTGCGTCCCCTCACAGCCAGAGGAGTCTGACACCATCCAACGAGCACCCAACCACGCCCACACCGCCCTGTAGCCCACAGCACATCATCAACTGGAAGAGTGG GTCTTTTAGTGACAGCTGTTTTCTCAGAAGCCCCCTGTGCTCAGAGCTGGCAGATGTGCAGTGGTACGGAAAAGACAAGGCCAAACCTGGGACATTGGTCTGA